TCTTCGATCATCATGACCTCAGTCCGGAAATGTATGAAGCTAAGTATCGGCGGCGCGATATTTTTTATCATGGATTACGCTGGGCTGAACGCTTGACCTATGCCACAGCAGACATGGTAATTTCAACGAACGAGTCACACCGAGAGGTAGCTCTTAAGCGTGGGCATAAGAAACCAGAGAAAGTATTTGTAGTTCGTAGTGCGCCGGATCTTTCGCGCTTTCGCCGAATGCCTCCAAACCCCAATTACCGTAGAGGCAAGAACTATTTGATAGGTTACATGGGTGTCATGGGAGAACCAGAGGGTATTGATTATCTTCTGAGAATGGTATATTACATTGTCCACAAAAAAAATCGCTCTGATATTCACTTTATGCTAATTGGCAGTGGACCTATGGCAGAAAAGCTCAAGGATTTATCTAAAGAGTTAAAAGTGAATGAGTTTGTAGAATTTACAGGGTTTAAGCAAGGTGAAGAACTTTTAGAGCGACTTTCCAGCTGCGACGTGTGTGTAGAACCTTCTCCAACATCTGCTTATAACGAAAACTGCACCATGAATAAAATCCTTGAATACATGGCAATGGGAAAAGCAATTGTCCAGTTTGATTTGCGAGAGGGAAGACGTTCTGCACAAGAAGCATCTCTTTATGCAAAGCCTAACGACGAGGTGGAATTTGCCGAGAAAATTTTGGAACTTCTAGATTCTCCTGAACGCAGACAAAAGATCGGATCTGAGGGGCGACGCAGAATGGAGGAGATTCTTGAATGGCAATATCAAGCTCCAAAACTGTTAGATGCTTATGATAAAGTTTGGCAAAGTAGGTAGTTACTTTAACTTTCAGAATTACCATATTAAGTAAGTTGAGTAATGAGTAGATGTTTATGGTCAAAAATTACAAACTGACTAAAGATCAAGTTTTTTACTTGACTTTGAAATTTTGCCTTTGGCTAAGATAGTTGATCTGACAATGAATATAGCCGTATAATATCCAAGTAAAAAATCAAGTCTTTGATCATCCAGAAATAAATTTGAATGAATATTAATGGTTTATAACTAATGCAAAAAAATCTAATGCAAAAAAAAATTAATTGAACGTCCTGTTACTAAAGGGTTGATTTAGGGGACGGCAGTTATAGTTAGGAAGTAGTTAACTGACCTCAAATCCCAAAAAGAACAAGGTTTTTGCTCAATAAAGGTATACATACCACTGTTAAATATTTGTACTAAATGGGGACTAAATTTTTAACTTAAATAATCTATACTACGATACAGTTCAGTTAAGCACTTGTTGCGTCTTTGGCGGTTCGTTAAAAAAATGATTTTGATAAAGAGTTAAGCTTTAAGTGAACCGTATTGGTCTATACTATATTTTATATTGTAAAATTATACATAATCAGTATTGTAAATTGCACTGGTTTGTGGCTGTTATAAGTCAATTTTGAGTTTCTTGCTTAAGACCTGTACTTTGGAAGATTTATGTCAGAAAAATCTATGGAATCTAGAGAATCTATTGATTTAGACCTTAATCGTTACTTATTGATATTGAAACGGTGGTGGGTGCCTGCTTTTAGTGTATTTGTGGCGACAGTTATTTTAAGTGCTATATCTACAAAATTTCTGAAGCCAGACTATGAAGCAGAAGGAAAACTGTTATTCAGAGTTCCCAGTTTTAAAGTAGCAGGCAATAATCTTTCCCCTGGTAGCTCTGAAGGAGGAGACTCAGGAGATTTAAAACCATTGGTAGCAACTCAAAATCCCATAAGCAGTCAGATAGAAGTTATTTATTCGCCAGCTTTGTTGCAACGGACAATAGACAAACTACAACTCAAAGACAAGGAAGGTGAACCTCTGGAGGTGAAAGCACTACAAAAAGCCCTGAACCTAAAAATTATTGGTGGGACAGATGTATTGCGTATTAGTTATAGCAGTCACGATCCTGAAGAAGCAGCGGCAGTAGTCAACACAGTTATGAGGTTTTATTTAGAAAATGATATTCTGACAAATCGCTCTGAAGCAGGAGCGACTCGTCAGTTTATGGCCAAGCAACTTCCTACGACTCAAGCTGCTGTTAATAATGCGGAAGTAGCGCTACGTATATTTAAACAAAAGCATCAGATTGCAGATTTATCCGAGGAGACAAGATCAGCTGTCGCGACTATTGGAAATCTAGACAATGAGATGAATACTGTCAAGGCTCAACTGAATGAGGTAAATGCCCAAACCAATGAACTGCGGAAGAAAGTAGAGCTAAATTCTCAGGAAGCGATCGCTGTGAGTGCCCTCAGTCAGTCACCAGCAGTACAGGGAATTCTTACACAACTCCAAGAGACTGATCGGCAGTTAGCGGTTGAGCGCAGCCGTTTTCTAGATGACAACCCTATAATTATTAACTTAGAAGCAAAAAAAACCAATTTAAAATCTCTCTTGCAACAGCAAGTTGGTCAGACTATTGGCAATCAAACACAACTTCCCCAGAGCCTATTGCAGATTGGAGAACTCAGACAAAGCCTGATACAAAACTTTCTGCAATCAGAAATACAACGTTTTGGCTTAACTCAAAGACTCTCCTCTCTATATAATTCTCGTGCTAGCTATGAACAGCGGGTGAAACTTATACCCCAGTTGGCACAAAACCAGCGTGAGTTAGAACGGAAAGTTGAAGTTGCAGAATCGACCTATCAAACTCTATTGAAAAAGGTTCAAGAATTACAGTTAGTTGAAAATACAAATACACCTAGTTCTCGAATTATTGCTCAGGCTTTAGTGCCCAAAGATCCTACATTAACCAAAAAAATAATTGTTTTGGTGCTAGGAGTAATGTTTGGTTTGTTTTTTGCAACCACAACTGTTCTCTTTCTCGCTATGAGAGATAGATCTCTAAAAACGCTTAAGGAAATTAGAGATGTATTTGGATATACTTTGCTCGGAATTGTTCCTTTGTCTGTCAAAAAGCTGCGTTCCCGTGATTCAAATGCAGAATCAACATCTCAAACAGTTGCCGTCAGGGATACTCCCCACTCTTTAACGAGTGAAATGTATCGGATGATTCAAGCAAATCTGAAATTCTTAAGTTCAGATAATTTGCTCAAAACCATTGTAATAACTAGTGCAATTCCTAAAGAAGGCAAGTCTACAGTTTCAGCGAATTTGGCAGCAGCGATCGCTCAACTAGGACGTAAAGTTTTACTAATTGATGCAGATATGCGAGTTCCTTCTCAGCATCATCTCTGGCAACTAACCAATGAAGTTGGTTTGAGTGAGGTTCTTGTAGGCCAGGCTGAATTTGAAATTGCCGTATCTAAGGTAATGGACAACCTTGATGTTTTAACTGCTGGAGTTAGACCTCCCAACCCACTTGCTTTGCTTGACTCAAAACGGATGGCATCACTCATTGAGAATTTCTCATCTCAGTATAAGTATGACTTTGTAATTATTGATGCCCCTCCACTGCTTTTGGCAGCCGATGCTTTGACTTTAAGCCAAATGACTGATGGTATTTTGTTAGTAGCCCGACCCGGAGTAATTGATTCCAACAGTGCTAATGCTGCTCAAGAGATATTAGAGAGATCCAGTTATAACGTTCTAGGTTTAGTAGTCAATGGAGTCATTGATAAAAATGAATCTAGTAGTTATCGATATCATTCTCACGAATATTTTAAACCAAGAGAGTTGACAAAAGAGCTTAAAGGACTGGCGAAGAAATAAAGCTTCTAAAAGATTATTTTAGGAGTTACATCAAGTCCGGATAAATATTTATTAATAAAGACTGACGCAAAGACGCAAGAAGTTTGAAATAATAAGTAATTAACCGGACTGATAATTATATAGCGATCCTATATAGGATCAGGTATATCTTTACCAGTACAAGAAAAGCTATATTAGGTGTTATGGATAATTTTCTGGATGCTAGTCCGATTTCTTTAGGTATTGCCACTCCAATTTAATTGGGTTTATTAGGGTTTTTGTTCGCCTCGAAAGTACCTCCATGCACAAAACAAAACCCTAATTCATCCAAATACTTCAGGTCTATTTCTCCAGTAGCCGCACATAATTCCCGCATCTGTATTCTGCTTTGCTTGTTTCTGCGGTCGGACGATGGCGTCTTGTTTTCGTTTGTAGCTCCTCTTCGCCCGTTTTCAATTGGGTTGTAGACAAGAAATCTGTATAAGTAAGAACTTTACCATACAACCCAATACCATACTTTTAACTACTACCGATTTTCGTATGCTCCTCTATCGGGTGCATAACCGGACACACGAGGATTGCCTAGAAAATCGGTTTTCAAACTATTCCACTTTAAACCACTATTAATTGCCGGACTTGTTGATTTCAATCTAAAGTCACGAGATGAGGCATTAACAAACTGCGGATCTCCAATCATATCGTTAGATCCTGTAATCTTGATCGTCGAATTACTGGGATAAACATTGTAGTTATAATTGACGTTGACATTTTTCATATTGCTATTCGCAGCATTACCAGGGGAAGGATACATAATGTTATTGAAAATTTTGACATCAGACGAATAACCCGCATAAATTTCGCCCTTTCCCTTTTTTTTAACTTCTGGACTTTGCTGATTCCTATATGCTGTGTTGTTGATAATATCGATACGCTGACTATCATGGGAATGAATACCTGAACCGCCATTATTGTAGGTGAGATTGTTCGCAACTAAAACCCTTCCTCTATATCCTTTTGAAACATCAACAATAATGCCATTACCATCTGAGATCGTTCCGGAACCAATCCAAGGAACGTACATTCGATTGTTGTAGCTCCTGTTATTGGTTACAAATATCTTGTATCCCTGGTTGTTGTCAGAACTCCAATTATTAAGCATGGAAATGCCACTGCAACCATGAACTGTGTACCAAGCGTTATTGTATACAGTGTTATTATCCACCTTCACATAATCAGCTTGGATTGCTGAGATACCTGCTCCTCCACAATCATGCACTTTGTTGTTCAGAATATTGATGTGATGAGAACGGCCTTTGTTTCCTCCTTCAATGCTTATGCAATTTCCGCTAGTAAGCGGATTTGATGTGTTATATTTCTGACTTAATGCATAATCACGGGTGATATTAGCATTGTTCCCTATGACCTCCAGCCCATCAATCTCGATATATGAAGCTCCATTTGAAATCACAATACCATTCCATGTATTGTGCTGAATTTTTGGTAAATGCCCAGGATATGCTTTATATTTAATCCATGCATTTGCAGTTCCAGAACGTTTAATACTTAGTACAGAACCTCTTTTGGACCCATTCTTGTATTGCCCATTCATAATCAGTACCGTGTCGCCAGGATTAGTAAGGTTTGCTGCCCTTTGAAGTGTCCTAAAAGCGGATGAGGTAGAGAGTCCGCTGTTTCTGTCGTTTCCGTTACCACTAACATAGTATGTTGTCGCAGTTGAAATACCACTGATCAGCTTGCGGCTAGGTAGTGGTATTTCCTGAATAGTGGATGGCTGAGGAACATCTTTAAATAAAGACTCTGTTACTCTCTGTCCTTGAACCAGACCTGTTAATGCCCAGGGAAGTACAAGAGATGCGCTCAAACTGAGAAAACCGAAACCATGAATCATCATAGGGAAAAAATAGGGTATGTTGCAAAAACTCAATCATTAACGGTTAGTAACTCTAGCCTTAGTTAATAACCCAGTATTGGATACGGTCGTATCACTGCCACTTGTAAGTTTATACACGGTTTTATAAGTTTAAACCTGCGCATTTTCGCGTAAATATGGCTGAACCACCTTTTGAGCTTGTGTTCCAAAAAATCGCAAACATCTGATAAGATCACTGAATAAAAAATATCAGTATCCAGAGTTACCCTATTCATGAACACCAAGCAACCGTAGAAATGGCGTCATTTCCAATTCGACATCATTCTACTGTGTATACGCGGTATCTGTGGTTAAAATAGTATATCTGTCATCAATTAGTTAATTTACTTAAATAATTCTTATGATAATAAGAATCACTAAATGACTAAAAAGCAGTTATTGACTGGTGTTTACAGAATCTGCTTTCTAAAAGATTCTCATTATCATAAGAAATCCGAGTACCTACAATAAAGATTTCAAAAGTCTATCAATGCACATTATGAACTTATAGTGAGAGTTTTAAAGTTTACAGTATTTCTCTATGAGTAATATTACTTAAAATTATTATAATGACTAATGACGGATATATAGAAGTAGTCAGATAGCTTAGAATATTGGCAAATCATAAGAGAGCGGCTATAGCAGACTTATCGTAACAGTATGAAGCCGCTATAAAACACAATTTGCAAGAAGCGATGCCTTGTGGAACATCTGCTATGTTTAACTTGCTTTTGATTAAAGGATAGTGCAATTTTAGGGACGAAGACGGTTGACCAACGCCCCCAATTTGCATCTATCTCTTAAACTAGAGTCCGAATAAGTTCAAAAGATTAAAGATAACACCTAGAGGTCCAGTTATAGTGTTGACGGTATCGCCAGTCTTAGCTGAACCAGATCGGTTGACAACTACAACGTCATTATTGCGGAGTATAGGATTAGTTTGCTCATTAATCCCAGCGGAGAAATCCACTTTTACTATACGTTTAGTGACAGAACCATTAGGGTTCAGGCGAATCAAATCAACAGCACTACTACTAGCTCTGGCATCATTAAATCCGCCAGCGGCGAGTATAGCTTGATTTAAAGAGCTATTTGGCTGAACGTCTGTTAGACCCGGTTTTTTAACTTCGCCTACCACACCAACCTGAATTCGTGTAGGAGACAAAGTAGTGGTAGCTAATTGAGTAGCTTCTGCGGGGTTAATTTCAGTTGCCGTCGGAATAACAATCGTATCTCCGTCTTGCACAATGATGTCTTGATTGGCATCACCACTCTGTAACAGTTGCCAAAGATTAATATCTATAGATTGTTCTGAGCCAGTTCTTGTAGGTCGGCGTAGCTTGAGATTACGCACATCAGCTTGTGCTGTAATTCCGCCAGCTAATTGAATTACCCGTGTCACATTTGGTAAACCATTGGGAGTGGTAGTACCACTGTTAGTGGTTGTGCCCCCCTGTGCATCTGCGTTAGCTGGGGTGACAAGATACGAACCAGGACGGTTAACTTCACCAATAATTGTTACTGTGCGGGGTGTGGTTTGACTGGCGGCAAAGTTGGATGCAAATATATTACGAGATTCTGCCACGTTGAAGTTGGTTGCTGTTGGCACAACTATAGTGTCTCCATCCCGCAAAGTAATATCCTGCGATAACTTCCCTGTTTGAATGAGTTCTTTCAAATTGAGGGTGACAGCTTGCTCTGAAGAACGTCCTATTCTACGCCGTAATTGAACTTGAGTCACATCCGCAGCTAAAGTCACTCCCTGCGCTGTTGTTAATGCAGCTAATACAGTGGGGTATTGTACGCCTGGATTATTCCCGGCGCCTCCGCTCAAGCTTAGAGTGTAAGCCCCAGGACGTGTCACCTCTCCAGCAACGAAAATATTGATGGGACGAGGGGATAACAGATTGACTGAGATTAAGGGGCGTTTGAGGAAGCGAGCATATCTTCTAGCTATTTCGTCAGAAGCTTGTTCAGTTGTTAGCCCTAGTACCGACACACTGCCAATTAAAGGTAGGTTGATTGCTCCACCAGGGGGAATTTGGTATTCACCTGTATATTCAGGTACTTCAAATACATTTACACGAATGAGATCGCCGCCTCCTAATGAATAATTAGTATCTAATAGTGTTTGTGTGGTTGGTGGTTGTGTAGTTGGGGGTAATGGTTGTCCCTGAGCTAGACTGGCAGATGACACAGCGGCATTGACAGCAGTTAACAAAGCCATACCTACAGCTGGCTGAATTAAGAATTTAGACAAACTTTTGTTAAGCATATTTACCTGAGACTCTGAAACTACGATCAATAAAGTACTGTCTAAACATTTTTATTTTGACTATACCTAAGTATTCAAGTTCCCCGACACTCTTATTTTCCTAGAAAAGTGTGATTTTCCGGAGGAAATTTGTTTATTGAAGTTAAATTTTTAGTGAAGTTAGCTTAAAGTTAATGTTGCTTGAATAGAGGAATATCAAAAAATATAGGATTTACGCAAATAAACCCAGTTTCTACAATAAATTGTTTGTTAGCTAACAATCAAGTAGTGACGAATAAATTTTTATTGTCAAAGTTAATTTGATGACATTTAAAATCTGCGATGAGTAGTAAGGGACTACTGAAATTAGGAACAAGTTCATTAAATAAATACAAATAACCTTGAAAAGATGTCGAAATTTTATTTTTTTTAGGTTGTGTTGGGCAAAGAGAACTCAAAAATGCAGAATTTTGGGTTTTCTTCTTCAACCCAGTCGACAATTTACTATTTGGCAACAAGACTAATTTAATAAGTTGTTTTTTCTTTGGATTTGTTGAATAAAAAATTCTTCTAGGGAGTGACGTGATAAGTTCATGGCGATAATTTTACCTTCCATGAGACGAAGACTGGCAAGAAAATCATAGTAATCATCTTGTAGTGTACCGTGCCAGGAACCATCAGGCTCAAATATGAGGGTGGGTATCCATTTTTTGAGAATTTCCCAGTCACCACCTTGACCTTTTACTTGATATGTGTTCCTACCGCCTAAGAGTTCATTGAGCGAACCAGAGCAAATTAGTTCACCTTGAGCGAGGATGGCAATGCGATCGCAAATCTGTTCTACTTCACTCAGAATGTGACTATTAAAAAAAATCGTCTTCCCAGCGGCTTTGAGCGCCAGAATAATTTCCCGCATTTGGTAGCGTCCCACCGGATCAAGCCCAGACATTGGCTCATCCAGAAAAACTAAATCTGGCTCGTTAATTAGTGCCTGTGCCATCCCAACACGCTGTAGCATTCCTTTGGAATAGCGGCGCAGCAGTTTTTTACGGGCATCGGCTTGGGATAAACCGACTAATTCCAGCAGTTGGGGAATGCGTTGGCGTTGGACACTCTGGGGAATTTGGAATAGTCCAGCGGCTAGCTGCAAAAATTCCCAGCCAGTGAGATAGTCATAGAGATAGGGATTTTCTGGTAGATAGCCGATATGTTGCTTAACATTGCGATCGCCTATGGGTTTACCCAACAACGATCCTCGTCCAGAGGTGGGATGAATAATTCCCAGCAATAATTTTAAAAGGGTGGTTTTGCCAGCACCGTTTGGCCCCAGCAACCCAAAGGTTTCGCCTTTGTAAACCGTTAAAGAACAGTTTTTGAGAGATACGACTTTTTGATTTAGCCAAAAACCGGTGCGATAGACTTTTCGCAACTCAGAAGTTAGAACTACTGGCGGAGTGTCTGTCGTATTAAGTTGAGAATTAGGGTCATCTGCAACAGACTTCATCTCGGTTAAATCACTATTTATCAGCTTGGTATTAATTAAAAATTACCCGGTAGGCTGATAATAACCATCAACAACTTGTGTGTCAATTATCGCGAACTGAGGACTGGGGAAGAAGCAAGGGAGCAGGGGAGGCAGGGGAGCAGGGGAGCAGAGAAGTTGCAGTAAGTTTTTTCCCCTCTGCCCCTCCGCATCTCTGCCTCTTTTCGATGCCCAACCTCCAATGCCCAATTTGACTCCTTTTCATAGAACTCCCTTAGAACTGGGAATTAAGCCAGCACGTCGGGGATCAATTTCCACCGCCTGGCGTGTTGCTCTTGCAAAAGCTTTAAATGTCGCTTCAATGATGTGATGGGAATTAATGCCATCCAGTTGCCGAATGTGCAGTGTCATCTGGCTATGGTTTACCAGTGCCACAAAAAATTCTCGCACCAGTTGAGTGTCATAGGTTCCTACCCGCTGAGTAGGAATTTGCAAGCCGTAGCTGAGGTGAGGCCGTCCAGAAAAGTCTAGCGCTACCTGAACTAAGGCTTCATCCAGCGGTGCAAGAAAATTACCAAAGCGGACAATACCTTTTCTGTCGCCTAGTGCTTGGTTAAAAGCTTGCCCTAAAGTAATGCCTACATCTTCGTTGGTGTGATGATCGTCAATTTCCCAGTCTCCCTTGGCTTGAACATCTATATCAATCAGCCCGTGGGAGGCAATTTGATGCAACATATGATCCAAAAACGGAATACCTGTTGCTGCTGTACAAGTTCCTCTACCATCCAGGTTGATGGTGACTTGCACATTAGTTTCACCAGTGGTGCGGTGAACAGTGGCAATGCGAGGGGTTTGGGTTGAGCGATCGTAGTTTGAATTAACTTGGCGATTGGTTGTTTGCATGGGGAGTGGAAAGAGTTAGGAGTTAGGAGTTATGAGTTAGGAATTAAGAACTATGAGTTATGAGTTATAAATTTTTAACTCTTAACTCCTCATTCCTCACTCCTAACTTTCTTACTCCTAACTCCTAACTTTATCGCGTCACATTCCCATAATTTCATATCCTGCATCTACATAGAGAATTTGTCCGGTAATTCCACTGGACAAATCACTACACAAGAAAGCCGCAGCGTTGCCCACTTCTAACTGAGTGACGGTGCGTCGTAGGGGAGCTACTTCTTCTACATGATGAATCATATCTAAAATCCCACCCACTGCTGAAGATGCCAAGGTACGGATGGGGCCTGCGGAGATGGCATTCACGCGAATATTTTGCGGCCCTAGTTCAGCAGCTAGGTAACGCACACTCATTTCTAACCCTGCTTTGGCAACTCCCATAACATTGTAGTTTGGGATTGCTCTGACACCGCCTAAATATGTCAAGGTGACGATACTACCTCCCTCTGTCATCAAAGGTTTGGCTGCACCACTTAACTGCACCAGCGAGTAGGTACTAATTTCTAAAGCGGTGTTGAACCCAGAACGAGAGGTTTGGCTAAAATCTCCACTTAAATCGTCTTTGCTAGCAAAGGCTAGACAATGGATGAGGATATCTAGCTTTCCCCACTGTTCGCGGATTGTCTCAAAGGTAGATTTAATTTGGTCTTCATCTTGGACATTACAGGGAAGAAACAAGCTGGGGTTGAGAGGTTCTACCAACTCCGCAACTTTTTTCTCCATCTTGCCGCGTTCATCCGGCAGGTAGGTAATGCCCAGGTTTGCTCCAGCTTTGTGCAGTTGTTGGGCGATGCCCCAGGCGATCGAGCGGTTATTGGCAATACCTGTAACAAGGGCATTTTTTCCAGTCAGATTTAGCATAAAAATTGTTAATGCGATCGATCATTAGGAGCATACTAGAATCTGAGGCACGTTTAGTCTTTGTTTTATACAGGATTGACAAAAATGAATATTGATAAGGGTGTTTGCTGTGACAAAAATCTTGATTTTTTATAAAGATATTCTCAAGATATCTTTATTTGTTCTTCAAAAAACCTTTTGAATACAGCTATTGGAACTACTTATCAACAATTAGTAGCTGAAAGGATCAAGAATTATGTATCATTGTAAACAAAGAGTTATGAAGAGATTAGTTTGAGTATAGGAAAGTACAGAAAGGTTGACGGTGCTTTATTCATTTTTCGGGTGTATTCTTAGGTAATCAGTTTTTGTTTTTCCGGCATTGGGTAGGGGAAGGGAGATGATCGTGACACAAGATAAAGCCCTAGCAAATGTATTTCGTCAGATGGCGACCGGGGCGTTTCCGCCAGTTGTGGAAACGTTTGAACGCAATAAAACGATCTTTTTTCCTGGCGATCCTGCCGAACGAGTTTATTTTCTTTTGAAAGGTGCTGTTAAACTTTCCAGGGTGTACGAGGCAGGAGAGGAAATAACGGTAGCGTTGCTGCGGGAAAATAGTGTTTTTGGTGTATTGTCATTGCTGACAGGAAATAAGTCGGATCGGTTTTACCATGCGGTTGCATTTACGCCTGCGGAATTACTGTCAGCACCAATTGAACAAGTGGAACAAGCACTCAAGGAAAATCCAGAATTATCAATGTTAATGCTGCGAGGTCTGTCTTCGCGCATTTTACAAACAGAGATGATGATTGAAACTCTTGCCCACCGAGATATGGGTTCTAGGTTGGTGAGTTTTTTGTTAATTCTTTGTCGGGATTTTGGCGTTCCTTGTGCAGATGGGATCACTATTGATTTGAAATTATCTCATCAAGCGATCGCAGAGGCAATTGGTTCAACTCGTGTTACCGTTACTAGGCTATTGGGAGATTTGCGTGAGAAAAAGATGATTTCTATCCACAAAAAGAAGATTACTGTGCATAAACCTGTTACCTTAAGTAGACAGTTCACATAAAAACAATTGGAGAAAGGGGAATAGGCGCGTGTTCTATTTTGAAAAATGACACTAATAGCTAGAGGTAAATCTAAAATTGAATAATTTCAGCTATTGCCAATTTCCACTTCTTTCCAGAGAATACTTAAAAGTAGTAGGCTGTATCTGGAAGGATTTCGGTAGCTAAAGATGACCACCGGATACATCCTCATCGCAGCAATTTTGATTCTGGGAGGCGTAATTGCCACCGTGGGCGATCGCATCGGCACACGAGTTGGCAAAGCCCGCCTCTCACTTTTTAAGCTTCGTCCGAAAAACACCGCGGTACTAGTAACAATTTTTACTGGTGGTTTGATTTCAGCATCAACTTTAGGGATTTTATTCGCTGCTGACGAAGGTTTGCGAAAAGGAGTCTTTGAGTTAGAAGATATTCAAACAGACCTCAGACAGAAACGGGAACAGTTAAAAACCGCAGAAACTCAGAAAAGTCAGGTAGAGGGTGAGCTAAACCAAGCAAGAATTGCCCAAGCAAAGGCACAACAGGACTTGCAGGCAATTAATCAATCCTTGCAGGCGGCAAATGCCAAACAAAGGCAAACACAAGCTCAGTTAAACCGCACCATTAGTCAACAAGCCCAAACTCAAACTCAACTCCAACGCACTCAAGGTCAGCTAGGACAAGTTGTAACTCAATACCAAAAAGCCATAGCTGAATTGCAAAGTGTTTATAACCAGAGAAAGGAACTACAGGCGGCAGTTGAACTATTGAAGACAGAACGTCAAAGACTGTATGCGGAAGCGAAAAAAGCCATTGACGAAGCTAAAACAGCAATTGAAAAACGCGATCGCGAACTTGCTAACCGTCAAGAAGCTATAGAAGCGCGCGATCAAAAAATTTCCCAACTGGATCAACTAATTCAAAAACGGAATGTAGAAGTTGCAGCACGAGAGCAAGTGATTGCCAAGCGGGAATCTCGCCTCAAAGAGTTGGAAGCACAACAGGAGCAACTAGAACAGGAAGTTGCAAGGCTG
This portion of the Nostoc sp. GT001 genome encodes:
- a CDS encoding glycosyltransferase family 4 protein, translated to MASPKKVLIIVENLPVPFDRRVWMEATTLQKAGYEVSVISPTGNGFDKDYEIIEQIHIYRHPLPPEESSVIGYLREYSWAINWQFRLAQRVWRERGFDIIHICNPPDLLFLVAAWFKLFHGISVIFDHHDLSPEMYEAKYRRRDIFYHGLRWAERLTYATADMVISTNESHREVALKRGHKKPEKVFVVRSAPDLSRFRRMPPNPNYRRGKNYLIGYMGVMGEPEGIDYLLRMVYYIVHKKNRSDIHFMLIGSGPMAEKLKDLSKELKVNEFVEFTGFKQGEELLERLSSCDVCVEPSPTSAYNENCTMNKILEYMAMGKAIVQFDLREGRRSAQEASLYAKPNDEVEFAEKILELLDSPERRQKIGSEGRRRMEEILEWQYQAPKLLDAYDKVWQSR
- a CDS encoding ABC transporter ATP-binding protein, with product MKSVADDPNSQLNTTDTPPVVLTSELRKVYRTGFWLNQKVVSLKNCSLTVYKGETFGLLGPNGAGKTTLLKLLLGIIHPTSGRGSLLGKPIGDRNVKQHIGYLPENPYLYDYLTGWEFLQLAAGLFQIPQSVQRQRIPQLLELVGLSQADARKKLLRRYSKGMLQRVGMAQALINEPDLVFLDEPMSGLDPVGRYQMREIILALKAAGKTIFFNSHILSEVEQICDRIAILAQGELICSGSLNELLGGRNTYQVKGQGGDWEILKKWIPTLIFEPDGSWHGTLQDDYYDFLASLRLMEGKIIAMNLSRHSLEEFFIQQIQRKNNLLN
- a CDS encoding polysaccharide biosynthesis tyrosine autokinase; amino-acid sequence: MSEKSMESRESIDLDLNRYLLILKRWWVPAFSVFVATVILSAISTKFLKPDYEAEGKLLFRVPSFKVAGNNLSPGSSEGGDSGDLKPLVATQNPISSQIEVIYSPALLQRTIDKLQLKDKEGEPLEVKALQKALNLKIIGGTDVLRISYSSHDPEEAAAVVNTVMRFYLENDILTNRSEAGATRQFMAKQLPTTQAAVNNAEVALRIFKQKHQIADLSEETRSAVATIGNLDNEMNTVKAQLNEVNAQTNELRKKVELNSQEAIAVSALSQSPAVQGILTQLQETDRQLAVERSRFLDDNPIIINLEAKKTNLKSLLQQQVGQTIGNQTQLPQSLLQIGELRQSLIQNFLQSEIQRFGLTQRLSSLYNSRASYEQRVKLIPQLAQNQRELERKVEVAESTYQTLLKKVQELQLVENTNTPSSRIIAQALVPKDPTLTKKIIVLVLGVMFGLFFATTTVLFLAMRDRSLKTLKEIRDVFGYTLLGIVPLSVKKLRSRDSNAESTSQTVAVRDTPHSLTSEMYRMIQANLKFLSSDNLLKTIVITSAIPKEGKSTVSANLAAAIAQLGRKVLLIDADMRVPSQHHLWQLTNEVGLSEVLVGQAEFEIAVSKVMDNLDVLTAGVRPPNPLALLDSKRMASLIENFSSQYKYDFVIIDAPPLLLAADALTLSQMTDGILLVARPGVIDSNSANAAQEILERSSYNVLGLVVNGVIDKNESSSYRYHSHEYFKPRELTKELKGLAKK
- a CDS encoding right-handed parallel beta-helix repeat-containing protein, giving the protein MMIHGFGFLSLSASLVLPWALTGLVQGQRVTESLFKDVPQPSTIQEIPLPSRKLISGISTATTYYVSGNGNDRNSGLSTSSAFRTLQRAANLTNPGDTVLIMNGQYKNGSKRGSVLSIKRSGTANAWIKYKAYPGHLPKIQHNTWNGIVISNGASYIEIDGLEVIGNNANITRDYALSQKYNTSNPLTSGNCISIEGGNKGRSHHINILNNKVHDCGGAGISAIQADYVKVDNNTVYNNAWYTVHGCSGISMLNNWSSDNNQGYKIFVTNNRSYNNRMYVPWIGSGTISDGNGIIVDVSKGYRGRVLVANNLTYNNGGSGIHSHDSQRIDIINNTAYRNQQSPEVKKKGKGEIYAGYSSDVKIFNNIMYPSPGNAANSNMKNVNVNYNYNVYPSNSTIKITGSNDMIGDPQFVNASSRDFRLKSTSPAINSGLKWNSLKTDFLGNPRVSGYAPDRGAYENR
- a CDS encoding SLBB domain-containing protein gives rise to the protein MLNKSLSKFLIQPAVGMALLTAVNAAVSSASLAQGQPLPPTTQPPTTQTLLDTNYSLGGGDLIRVNVFEVPEYTGEYQIPPGGAINLPLIGSVSVLGLTTEQASDEIARRYARFLKRPLISVNLLSPRPINIFVAGEVTRPGAYTLSLSGGAGNNPGVQYPTVLAALTTAQGVTLAADVTQVQLRRRIGRSSEQAVTLNLKELIQTGKLSQDITLRDGDTIVVPTATNFNVAESRNIFASNFAASQTTPRTVTIIGEVNRPGSYLVTPANADAQGGTTTNSGTTTPNGLPNVTRVIQLAGGITAQADVRNLKLRRPTRTGSEQSIDINLWQLLQSGDANQDIIVQDGDTIVIPTATEINPAEATQLATTTLSPTRIQVGVVGEVKKPGLTDVQPNSSLNQAILAAGGFNDARASSSAVDLIRLNPNGSVTKRIVKVDFSAGINEQTNPILRNNDVVVVNRSGSAKTGDTVNTITGPLGVIFNLLNLFGL